Proteins encoded within one genomic window of Brachybacterium muris:
- a CDS encoding THUMP-like domain-containing protein, protein MPAPLADDADDAVRALEPLLHPDGWALLNSLPPYQEQDALRLGARLREAGHDAALVSAALTQARLRARGAEKFGEFAASMLFTPHGLEQATRLPVAALHAERFARAGVASVADLGCGIGGDSMALSGLGMDVLAVDRDPATVAVATVNLRPFPTARVRLGRAEGHDPTETEGIWLDPARRTVSGRGSRRIHDPEEYEPPLSAVIDLASRLGSAQGREGFGPLGAKLGPAIDRDALPTGTETQWLSWHGQVLEAACWFGPLATPETPTSALVVDRTGAHRLSGGADVPGDPEPGALSDHLYEPDGAVIRAGLIGLLAQDLGAHTLDPTIAYLTCEYRATTPFARGYAVRDVMPFNLKHLTTYLKEHRLGVLEIKKRGTAVEPDELRRKLRPRRFGDESATLVLTRIAGEQHVIVASPHRDAPGAH, encoded by the coding sequence ATGCCTGCGCCCCTCGCCGACGACGCCGATGATGCGGTGCGTGCACTGGAACCCCTGCTGCACCCCGACGGCTGGGCACTGCTGAACTCCCTTCCCCCCTACCAGGAGCAGGACGCCCTGCGCCTCGGCGCCCGCCTTCGCGAGGCCGGGCACGATGCGGCCCTGGTCTCCGCCGCCCTCACGCAGGCCAGGCTGCGGGCCCGCGGAGCCGAGAAGTTCGGGGAGTTCGCCGCCTCGATGCTGTTCACCCCACACGGCCTCGAACAGGCCACCCGACTGCCCGTGGCCGCCCTGCACGCCGAACGCTTCGCCCGCGCCGGCGTGGCCTCGGTGGCCGACCTGGGCTGCGGGATCGGCGGGGACTCGATGGCCCTGTCGGGCCTGGGCATGGACGTGCTGGCGGTGGACCGCGACCCCGCCACCGTGGCCGTGGCCACCGTGAACCTGCGTCCCTTCCCCACCGCCCGGGTGCGGCTGGGCCGCGCCGAGGGCCATGACCCCACCGAGACCGAGGGCATCTGGCTGGATCCTGCCCGCCGCACCGTCTCTGGTCGCGGCAGTCGCCGCATCCACGACCCCGAGGAGTACGAACCGCCGTTGTCGGCCGTGATCGACCTGGCCTCCCGGTTGGGCAGCGCACAGGGCCGCGAGGGGTTCGGCCCGCTGGGTGCGAAGCTCGGACCTGCGATCGACCGCGACGCCCTGCCTACAGGGACGGAGACCCAGTGGCTGTCCTGGCACGGCCAGGTGCTGGAGGCCGCCTGCTGGTTCGGCCCCCTGGCCACCCCGGAGACACCCACCAGTGCCCTGGTGGTGGACCGCACCGGTGCGCACCGGCTCTCCGGTGGTGCCGACGTACCTGGCGATCCCGAGCCAGGGGCGCTGTCGGACCACCTGTACGAGCCCGACGGAGCCGTGATCCGCGCAGGCCTGATCGGTCTGCTCGCCCAGGACCTGGGGGCCCACACCCTTGACCCCACGATCGCCTACCTGACCTGCGAGTATCGCGCCACCACCCCGTTCGCCCGCGGGTACGCCGTGCGCGACGTGATGCCCTTCAACCTCAAGCACCTCACGACCTACCTCAAGGAGCACAGGCTCGGGGTGCTGGAGATCAAGAAGCGCGGCACCGCCGTGGAGCCCGATGAACTGAGGCGCAAGCTGCGTCCGCGGCGCTTCGGTGACGAATCGGCCACCCTGGTCCTCACCCGCATCGCCGGGGAGCAGCACGTGATCGTGGCCTCCCCGCACCGTGACGCGCCCGGGGCGCACTGA
- a CDS encoding DUF4129 domain-containing protein: protein MASRPGSGGSAHRLVAVLLFVAALGGIALATLGASADRGSLGSYDGPTRDVVTVRGSTPPPSVAPEQEEPTDVPEPPQTRTSSGTGSALLVVLLAVVVTGLAVWLLIRMRALVSPPLEEAEEMPDAEELTVEQARGALADARERLSTEVDAQDAVIAAWLTLESAIAQVGIRRRPSQTTLEYVVDVLGGADLDATDLDRLAHLYRRALFDAAPLTESDRDSALALLDRLTAQLDQHADGGAR from the coding sequence GTGGCCTCGCGCCCCGGCAGTGGCGGCAGCGCCCACCGTCTGGTCGCGGTGCTGCTGTTCGTGGCGGCGCTGGGCGGGATCGCCCTGGCCACCCTGGGAGCGAGCGCCGACCGCGGTTCCCTGGGCTCTTACGACGGCCCCACCCGGGACGTCGTCACGGTGCGCGGCAGCACCCCACCGCCGTCGGTCGCCCCGGAGCAGGAGGAGCCCACCGACGTGCCCGAGCCGCCGCAGACGCGCACATCCTCCGGCACCGGCTCCGCCCTGCTGGTGGTGCTGCTGGCCGTGGTCGTCACGGGCCTCGCGGTGTGGCTGCTGATCCGGATGCGGGCCCTGGTGAGCCCACCGCTGGAGGAAGCGGAGGAGATGCCGGATGCCGAGGAGCTCACCGTGGAGCAGGCCCGCGGCGCCCTGGCCGATGCCCGCGAGCGCCTCTCCACCGAGGTGGACGCGCAGGACGCCGTGATCGCTGCCTGGTTGACGCTGGAGAGCGCCATCGCCCAGGTGGGGATCCGCCGCCGACCCTCCCAGACCACCCTGGAGTACGTGGTGGACGTGCTGGGAGGGGCGGACCTCGATGCCACTGATCTGGACCGCCTCGCGCACCTGTACCGGCGAGCCCTGTTCGATGCCGCGCCGCTGACCGAGTCCGATCGCGACAGCGCCCTGGCGCTGCTGGACCGCCTCACCGCCCAGCTGGACCAGCACGCGGACGGGGGAGCGCGATGA
- a CDS encoding ABC transporter substrate-binding protein has translation MSIPPTRRALLSGAGLLGTGIVLTACDGGSPAPGTPSATTSAPTLPDVGWERADHTVVPEGGTLRLVVPRLPENWNSHHVAGAVAELDLLRGPMGLGAEFTAQGIDPDPTYIESSQVTATQPQTVSFRYNPAATWEDGSPITVADLISRWQANNGSDPAYQVATTAGWDRIHSIEQTGDEFTGRIVFASPYADWPTVLHPDVPATVTATPQAFNQEFVSTPTPSRGPFRVESIDAAGGVVTMVRNENWWGRAPRLERIVVTAMDSAQTPGAFVAGELDVLEVSTPEELEQVATRSDAQIQKAAGSSFTHLTLNVAGPEAHLDDAAVREAIARGINRQALAHAALDPLGAPVTLMDNLVFLPGQPGYRDSFGGLAHDPEAAAALLDEAGWVLEGERRSKDGRPLSIVMVVPSDSPSLAQRAALVQEDLTALGIEVEVRTVPAAEFFAPHLAGGDFDLTTFAWRVTRFPGTSAVAMAYPLESGQNFTGMAEDRIGPVVEQLDAATEEDERTRLANEISTLIAQTFTVIPLHVVPEVWAVRDGVLNLGPSSVERVDWTAVGLRD, from the coding sequence GTGAGCATCCCGCCCACGCGGCGAGCGCTGCTCAGCGGCGCGGGGCTGCTGGGCACCGGCATCGTGCTGACAGCCTGCGACGGGGGCTCCCCTGCCCCGGGCACCCCGTCGGCCACCACCAGCGCGCCGACCCTGCCGGATGTGGGCTGGGAGCGCGCCGACCACACCGTGGTGCCGGAGGGTGGAACGCTGCGCCTGGTGGTGCCTCGCCTGCCGGAGAACTGGAACTCCCATCACGTGGCCGGGGCCGTGGCCGAGCTGGACCTGCTGCGTGGGCCGATGGGACTGGGGGCGGAGTTCACGGCCCAGGGCATCGACCCCGATCCCACGTACATCGAGAGCTCCCAGGTCACCGCCACCCAACCGCAGACGGTGAGCTTCCGGTATAACCCCGCCGCCACCTGGGAGGACGGCAGCCCCATCACCGTGGCGGATCTGATCTCCCGCTGGCAGGCGAACAACGGCAGCGACCCTGCGTACCAGGTGGCCACCACTGCCGGCTGGGACCGCATCCACTCCATCGAACAGACCGGCGACGAGTTCACCGGCAGGATCGTGTTCGCCTCTCCCTACGCCGACTGGCCCACCGTGCTGCATCCGGATGTGCCCGCCACGGTCACCGCCACGCCCCAGGCCTTCAACCAGGAGTTCGTCTCCACGCCCACTCCCTCCCGCGGCCCCTTCCGGGTGGAGTCGATCGATGCCGCAGGCGGCGTGGTGACGATGGTGCGCAACGAGAACTGGTGGGGCCGCGCCCCGCGGCTGGAGCGCATCGTGGTCACCGCGATGGACTCGGCCCAGACCCCTGGTGCCTTCGTGGCCGGTGAGCTCGACGTGCTCGAGGTGAGCACCCCCGAGGAACTCGAGCAGGTGGCAACGCGCAGCGATGCCCAGATCCAGAAGGCGGCGGGCTCCTCCTTCACGCACCTGACCCTCAACGTGGCAGGGCCCGAGGCCCACCTGGACGATGCCGCGGTGCGGGAGGCCATCGCCCGCGGCATCAACCGGCAGGCCCTCGCCCATGCCGCCCTGGACCCCCTTGGCGCGCCGGTGACTCTGATGGACAACCTGGTGTTCCTCCCAGGCCAGCCCGGCTACCGGGACTCCTTCGGCGGGCTCGCGCATGATCCGGAGGCCGCCGCAGCGCTGCTGGACGAGGCCGGCTGGGTGCTGGAGGGCGAACGGCGCTCCAAGGACGGCCGGCCCCTGTCGATCGTGATGGTGGTGCCCTCCGATTCGCCGTCCCTCGCCCAGCGGGCGGCACTGGTGCAGGAGGACCTCACCGCCCTGGGCATCGAGGTCGAGGTGCGCACTGTCCCGGCGGCGGAGTTCTTCGCCCCGCATCTCGCCGGCGGAGACTTCGACCTGACCACTTTCGCGTGGCGGGTGACACGCTTCCCCGGGACCTCCGCAGTGGCGATGGCCTATCCCTTGGAATCGGGCCAGAACTTCACCGGCATGGCCGAGGATCGGATCGGGCCGGTGGTGGAGCAGCTGGACGCCGCGACCGAGGAGGACGAGCGCACCAGGCTGGCCAATGAGATCTCCACCCTCATCGCGCAGACCTTCACCGTGATCCCCTTGCACGTGGTGCCGGAGGTGTGGGCCGTGCGTGACGGGGTGCTGAACCTGGGTCCCTCCAGTGTGGAGCGGGTGGACTGGACCGCAGTGGGCCTGCGCGACTGA
- a CDS encoding molybdopterin molybdotransferase MoeA, producing the protein MSGSSIDVFTWRATVREQVVLDPGCLDLPLGEALGRVLARPVTSPEDIPAVPLSAMDGFAVRRSDLTAPGATRLPVVADIPARPGTSPELPLGVAMRIMTGAPAPGGADAVVEVEATDADPFGAVPAEVTITLDALPPENRHIRGRGEEATRDDLLAEAGDQVGAGLIGVARALGITSLPVLARPRVGVVVTGDELATSGQGADDARTAAADPAPGMVRESNGLMLTSALEADGAAARAWHTGDDPATLCSLLTEIESECDLVLTTGGIGQGAFDVVRAALGDGGTGTSQLVHLALRPGGPQGMGRLPGGTPVIHLPGTPVGALVGYYLFVRQLLPAGHAEPRRVLLGEDPGPFSSHRHRRAVLAQPGRLRTTSDGTEVVDVLPGRRLTPYARADALVLREPGVKDQADAGGAPCADAAAVGTVLVLPL; encoded by the coding sequence ATGAGCGGCTCCTCGATCGACGTGTTCACCTGGCGAGCCACCGTGCGTGAGCAGGTCGTCCTCGACCCCGGGTGCCTGGACCTGCCGCTCGGTGAGGCCCTCGGACGTGTGCTGGCCCGGCCCGTCACCAGTCCCGAGGACATCCCCGCCGTGCCGCTGTCGGCGATGGACGGCTTCGCGGTGCGTCGATCCGATCTCACCGCACCTGGTGCCACCCGCCTGCCCGTCGTGGCCGACATCCCGGCCCGTCCCGGCACGTCCCCGGAGCTGCCCCTCGGCGTGGCCATGCGCATCATGACCGGCGCCCCGGCGCCGGGTGGTGCCGATGCGGTGGTGGAGGTGGAGGCCACCGATGCGGACCCCTTCGGTGCGGTCCCGGCCGAGGTGACGATCACCCTCGATGCGCTGCCGCCCGAGAACCGCCACATCCGTGGGCGCGGGGAGGAAGCCACCCGCGACGACCTGCTGGCCGAGGCAGGCGACCAGGTGGGCGCGGGACTGATCGGGGTGGCACGGGCCCTGGGCATCACCTCCCTGCCCGTGCTCGCGCGACCGCGCGTGGGCGTGGTGGTCACGGGCGATGAACTGGCGACCAGCGGCCAGGGCGCCGACGATGCCCGCACCGCCGCGGCAGATCCCGCTCCCGGCATGGTGCGCGAGTCCAACGGCCTGATGCTCACCAGCGCCTTGGAGGCCGATGGTGCTGCAGCGCGCGCCTGGCACACCGGGGATGACCCCGCCACCCTGTGCTCCCTGCTGACCGAGATCGAATCCGAATGCGATCTGGTGCTGACCACCGGCGGGATCGGTCAGGGCGCCTTCGACGTGGTGCGCGCGGCACTGGGTGACGGGGGCACCGGCACCTCCCAGCTGGTGCATCTTGCCCTGCGCCCGGGCGGGCCGCAGGGCATGGGACGCCTGCCTGGCGGAACCCCGGTGATCCACCTGCCCGGTACGCCCGTCGGTGCACTGGTGGGGTACTACCTGTTCGTGCGGCAGCTGCTGCCCGCCGGCCACGCCGAGCCCCGACGAGTGCTGCTGGGGGAGGACCCGGGGCCGTTCAGCAGCCACCGGCATCGCCGCGCCGTGCTCGCCCAGCCCGGCAGGCTGCGCACCACGAGCGACGGCACGGAAGTGGTGGACGTGCTGCCCGGCAGGCGCCTGACGCCGTACGCCCGGGCCGATGCCCTGGTGCTGCGGGAGCCCGGGGTGAAGGACCAAGCGGATGCCGGCGGAGCGCCCTGCGCGGATGCAGCGGCTGTAGGCACGGTGCTGGTGCTGCCCCTCTGA
- a CDS encoding NADP-dependent oxidoreductase codes for MRAIVFDRFGGPEVLTVASDAPEPEPTPEEVLVQVTHVGLNPLDHKIRDGSSRLASQLELPAGTGREMAGTVISGGADLDDSELGSRGLAPGTRVFGMRPPGDLRGTAAEVIAIAADALSPVPTEVMHEELPRWAGLALVGLTAISAVDDAARVCAGDTVLIHGGTGGVGQLLIPMALEAGASQVWATGRAANAQRIRELGATPIAYDEEDWEKVIEEATEGRGVDVVLDTHYHSTFLPSLDHIAPGGRAVPLPTLADLTPATERGITAVIPEITVTRDRLDRLVIGLREGHYPLEVSHVLPLEQISRAHELLEGGHTRGKIVLDLDA; via the coding sequence ATGCGCGCGATCGTGTTCGACCGCTTCGGCGGTCCCGAGGTCCTCACCGTGGCCAGCGATGCCCCGGAGCCGGAACCGACGCCCGAGGAGGTGCTGGTGCAGGTCACCCACGTGGGCCTGAACCCGCTGGACCACAAGATCCGTGACGGCTCCTCCCGCCTCGCGTCCCAACTGGAGCTGCCGGCGGGCACGGGGCGTGAGATGGCCGGCACCGTGATCAGCGGCGGCGCCGACCTGGACGACTCGGAGCTGGGCTCGCGGGGCCTGGCCCCTGGCACTCGCGTGTTCGGCATGCGCCCGCCCGGGGACCTGCGCGGTACGGCGGCCGAGGTGATCGCGATCGCGGCCGACGCCCTCTCCCCCGTGCCCACCGAGGTGATGCACGAGGAACTGCCCCGGTGGGCCGGTCTGGCCCTGGTGGGTCTCACCGCGATCTCCGCCGTGGACGATGCCGCGAGGGTCTGCGCGGGTGACACGGTGCTGATCCACGGCGGCACCGGCGGGGTGGGCCAGCTGCTGATCCCCATGGCCCTGGAGGCCGGGGCCTCCCAGGTGTGGGCCACCGGTCGTGCCGCCAACGCGCAGCGCATCCGTGAGCTCGGCGCCACCCCGATCGCCTACGACGAGGAGGACTGGGAGAAGGTGATCGAGGAGGCCACCGAGGGTCGCGGGGTGGACGTGGTGCTGGACACCCACTACCACTCCACGTTCCTGCCCAGCCTGGACCACATCGCTCCCGGCGGCCGTGCGGTGCCCCTGCCCACCCTGGCCGACCTCACGCCCGCGACCGAGCGTGGCATCACCGCGGTGATCCCGGAGATCACCGTGACCCGCGATCGCCTGGACCGACTGGTGATCGGACTGCGCGAGGGCCACTACCCGCTGGAGGTGTCCCATGTGCTGCCACTGGAGCAGATATCCCGGGCCCACGAACTGCTCGAGGGCGGCCACACCCGCGGGAAGATCGTGCTGGACCTCGACGCGTGA
- a CDS encoding ABC transporter permease: protein MTNPGGIRSTDDASELRRQTEPDANPVMGSALDDPTFREDEPAGDGPGIESLSRGELLRRRFLRNRGAWVGMIIFTVLVLMAIFAPMFYQYGPFERDLRNSLTGPSQFHWFGVNENGLDIFARTMAGLRISLVIGLGTAVLTTFLALVVGITAGYIGGKGKWGAIGDGALVNLINLFLVIPSLLLLMLFSPVLQSASWLWMIPLLALFAWMLTARVLRAMTQQLVRTEYVEAAKFMGVNPIITMVRHIIPNIASWIIIDTTLGVSAAILGETGLSFIGFGIQYPQVSLGTVLQDYNISAPYTWIPPAAVLAALVISINLMGEALRDALDPTSGSSRL, encoded by the coding sequence ATGACGAATCCTGGCGGCATCCGTTCCACCGACGACGCCTCCGAACTGCGTCGTCAGACCGAGCCCGATGCGAATCCCGTCATGGGCTCCGCCCTGGACGACCCGACCTTCAGGGAGGACGAGCCCGCCGGCGACGGCCCGGGCATCGAGTCGCTCAGCCGCGGCGAGCTGCTGCGCAGGCGCTTCCTGCGCAACCGCGGCGCCTGGGTGGGGATGATCATCTTCACCGTGCTGGTGCTGATGGCGATCTTCGCGCCGATGTTCTACCAGTACGGTCCCTTCGAGCGGGACCTGCGCAACTCGCTGACCGGCCCCTCCCAGTTCCACTGGTTCGGGGTCAACGAGAACGGCCTGGACATCTTCGCCCGCACCATGGCGGGCCTGCGGATCTCCCTGGTGATCGGCCTGGGCACCGCGGTTCTCACCACGTTCCTGGCGCTGGTGGTGGGCATCACCGCCGGTTACATCGGCGGCAAGGGCAAGTGGGGCGCGATCGGCGACGGCGCGCTGGTGAACCTGATCAACCTGTTCCTGGTGATCCCCTCGCTGCTGCTGCTGATGCTGTTCAGCCCGGTCTTGCAGTCGGCCTCCTGGCTGTGGATGATCCCGCTGCTGGCCCTGTTCGCCTGGATGCTCACCGCCCGTGTGCTGCGAGCCATGACCCAGCAGCTGGTGCGCACCGAGTACGTCGAGGCCGCCAAGTTCATGGGCGTGAACCCCATCATCACGATGGTGCGGCACATCATCCCCAACATCGCCAGCTGGATCATCATCGACACCACCCTCGGGGTGAGCGCCGCGATCCTGGGCGAGACGGGCCTGTCCTTCATCGGCTTCGGCATCCAGTATCCGCAGGTTTCGCTGGGCACGGTGCTGCAGGACTACAACATCTCGGCCCCGTACACCTGGATCCCGCCGGCGGCCGTGCTCGCCGCCCTGGTGATCTCCATCAACCTCATGGGTGAAGCACTGCGCGACGCCCTCGACCCGACCAGCGGCTCCAGCCGACTCTGA
- a CDS encoding AAA family ATPase: MTHTPSTVPTPTSTQEAARAATAVLDAVETAVVGKREALELVLAGILAGGHVLLEDLPGLGKTLAARSFAQALGLPFTRAQFTPDLLPADLTGAEVFDQRTGEFVFRPGPVFTGLLLADEINRTPPKTQSALLEAMQERQVSVEGTTRKLPQPFHVLATANPVEHEGTYPLPEAQLDRFLLRLSFGYPSPAQEWDVVARRIRRRQEEQTVPQVLDADGLLAAQQAVETVHVEDSVGHYAVELVTATRDHSHSLVGASPRGTLALITCARALAVIRGRDYVVPEDVKQLAHPALDHRVTVKPELWLQNATGAGVVESALGSVAVPAAVEPAPGRSGRADTSEHAGTTAHAGTSEHASAPGHARSETGPAGGPRDGA; the protein is encoded by the coding sequence ATGACCCACACCCCGAGCACCGTGCCCACGCCGACATCCACCCAGGAGGCCGCCCGGGCCGCCACCGCCGTGCTCGATGCCGTGGAGACCGCGGTCGTCGGCAAGCGGGAGGCCCTGGAGCTGGTGCTGGCCGGGATCCTCGCCGGTGGCCACGTGCTGCTGGAGGACCTGCCGGGGCTGGGCAAGACCCTCGCCGCGCGCTCCTTCGCGCAGGCCCTGGGCCTGCCCTTCACCCGTGCGCAGTTCACCCCCGACCTGCTGCCGGCCGACCTCACCGGTGCCGAGGTGTTCGACCAGCGCACCGGCGAGTTCGTGTTCCGTCCGGGGCCCGTGTTCACCGGTCTGCTGCTGGCCGACGAGATCAACCGCACCCCGCCCAAGACCCAGTCCGCGCTGCTGGAGGCGATGCAGGAGCGGCAGGTCTCGGTCGAGGGGACCACCCGCAAGCTGCCCCAGCCCTTCCACGTGCTGGCCACCGCCAACCCTGTCGAGCACGAGGGCACCTACCCGCTGCCGGAGGCGCAGCTGGACCGGTTCCTGCTGCGGCTGTCCTTCGGCTACCCCAGCCCTGCCCAGGAGTGGGACGTGGTGGCCCGACGCATCCGCCGCCGCCAGGAGGAGCAGACCGTTCCCCAGGTGCTGGACGCCGACGGTCTGCTGGCCGCGCAGCAGGCCGTGGAGACCGTGCACGTGGAGGACAGCGTGGGCCACTACGCCGTGGAGCTGGTGACCGCCACCCGCGATCACTCCCACTCCCTGGTGGGAGCCTCCCCCCGCGGCACCCTGGCGCTGATCACCTGCGCCCGTGCCCTGGCGGTGATCCGGGGACGCGACTACGTGGTGCCCGAGGACGTCAAGCAGCTGGCCCACCCGGCGCTCGACCATCGCGTCACCGTCAAGCCCGAGCTGTGGCTGCAGAACGCCACCGGTGCGGGCGTGGTCGAATCCGCCCTGGGGTCAGTCGCGGTGCCCGCCGCCGTCGAGCCCGCGCCCGGCAGGTCGGGGCGCGCCGACACGTCCGAGCACGCCGGCACGACCGCGCACGCCGGCACGTCCGAGCACGCCTCGGCGCCCGGCCACGCCCGATCCGAGACGGGACCTGCAGGCGGCCCCCGGGACGGCGCGTGA
- a CDS encoding ABC transporter permease, with translation MARFVAIRALTYVILAFLATSFAYLLAAALMNPQEVLYPPIATEPVPYQTAQMYLDVRNVNPDTPLMERYANWLGGLVRGDLGVTTGTNKSMVPVTTELANRIPISLRLVVLGTIIGTVAGVLLGMIAAVARDSIGDRLTTLLAFFILSLPTPVIILIVQQTNQGIMDVTGWGLPAINPINPLLTPGSWASIEYQIKALVMPTIVLSLSAAASYSRYMKVTTLDVLGSDYLRTARAKGLTRGQAMNRHGLRMALIPMGQYFAFAVGAAFTGSLFVELMFNWQGVGRFAVSAIGMADVNGTAGVVLYTAVLTLLSATFADILQGALDPRIR, from the coding sequence GTGGCTAGATTCGTCGCAATCCGAGCGCTCACGTACGTGATCCTGGCGTTCCTGGCGACGAGCTTCGCCTACCTGCTGGCCGCCGCACTCATGAACCCGCAAGAAGTGCTGTACCCGCCGATCGCCACCGAGCCGGTGCCGTACCAGACGGCGCAGATGTACCTCGACGTGCGAAACGTCAACCCCGACACCCCGCTGATGGAGCGCTACGCGAACTGGCTGGGAGGCCTGGTGCGGGGTGACCTGGGCGTCACCACCGGCACCAACAAGTCGATGGTCCCGGTGACCACGGAGCTGGCCAACCGGATCCCCATCAGCCTGCGCCTGGTGGTGCTGGGCACCATCATCGGCACCGTGGCCGGTGTGCTGCTGGGCATGATCGCGGCCGTGGCCCGCGACTCCATCGGTGACCGCCTCACCACCCTGCTGGCCTTCTTCATCCTGTCCCTGCCCACCCCCGTGATCATCCTGATCGTGCAGCAGACCAACCAGGGGATCATGGACGTGACCGGCTGGGGCCTGCCCGCGATCAACCCCATCAACCCGCTGCTGACACCCGGGTCATGGGCCTCGATCGAGTACCAGATCAAGGCACTGGTGATGCCCACCATCGTGCTGTCCCTCAGTGCCGCGGCCTCCTACTCGCGGTACATGAAGGTCACCACCCTGGACGTGCTGGGCAGCGACTACCTGCGCACCGCCCGCGCCAAGGGCCTCACCCGCGGGCAGGCGATGAACCGCCACGGCCTGCGCATGGCGCTGATCCCCATGGGCCAGTACTTCGCCTTCGCCGTGGGCGCGGCCTTCACCGGCTCGCTGTTCGTGGAGCTCATGTTCAACTGGCAGGGCGTGGGTCGCTTCGCGGTCTCCGCGATCGGCATGGCCGATGTGAACGGGACCGCCGGCGTGGTCCTCTACACCGCCGTCCTGACCCTGCTCTCCGCCACCTTCGCAGACATCCTGCAGGGCGCGCTCGACCCGAGGATCCGGTGA